The following coding sequences are from one Venturia canescens isolate UGA chromosome 5, ASM1945775v1, whole genome shotgun sequence window:
- the LOC122410847 gene encoding serine/arginine repetitive matrix protein 1-like, with the protein MKFNPATVDFRVAGPENAELLLEAASNEASLSPESRFPPRRLDGATHICSCASPSTDATSRPSDESRLQEKRPSQHDTTAPSTSSTHQEQLPQQQQQQQQQQQQDQQARASHQDAGEPGRCVDCGKLRKLVISYTIEDLDTIDATPLESKLPPRACSCEAISSLYMGDGAGPSSVEEQHQRPDLRKFRSVEPRWANASFLAPEDALAEDLPPKHSIDGNEYRWELHTSKTDVDLTRKVKCSCHNLTPEEKKPHERGDLRKHHSAETDKWSIPPDHLLATPHDLRKHLSDDSRMAARGEVPGWTLQVPEVMPNPKPRCTCPKPTTISPSPLDDKKARFQDPENRSLYAKSLTSEEPRTSTAASENRPELKKHASEDPRPGAKAGGRTKERGKLVQQKAVVISTGTSKKWDVKERPTALVSPEDEARTKAQRSRWAGMPHFSLPVERRDTKWRKGQDSFAEGAKSKSLKERPKYSVRRSISPEPDPRGLLRLNNRVVKRLISPEITITDAKWAPYEGYSPLPTIGIKKREPKHISDIKWTPYDNSPSDESYGNLPPPEDPNRSPFQHPTPCFPPPLASPDRVVDDEEKERWRFLNVISPFPLYQGAWKDESPEKTPPKRYSSPEDLSPPVWSPQEPATPVKRPKPPSPKKAPSKSHGASKKRGIRGRSESKHHPASDKLQLPTTTLVRASSEEPKSRMRPQLLRSKALLEVPKSGAISATKRSQSEEVPRYRSSEGWRGPSRAKSEEASRFGDPWSSIDSESPEVRQYVTTV; encoded by the coding sequence atgaaatttaacCCTGCGACTGTGGACTTTAGGGTTGCGGGGCCGGAGAACGCGGAACTCTTACTGGAAGCGGCCTCGAACGAAGCCTCGTTGTCTCCGGAGTCGCGGTTCCCACCAAGGCGGCTTGACGGAGCTACACACATCTGTTCGTGCGCATCGCCAAGCACGGATGCGACGTCACGACCCTCTGACGAATCGAGGCTTCAGGAAAAACGGCCATCGCAGCATGACACAACGGCGCCGTCTACCTCGAGCACCCACCAGGAGCAGCTCCctcagcaacaacaacagcagcagcagcagcagcagcaagaTCAGCAGGCGCGGGCTAGTCATCAAGATGCCGGTGAACCGGGCCGTTGCGTCGATTGTGGTAAACTCCGTAAGCTTGTTATTTCGTATACGATTGAAGATTTGGACACGATCGACGCGACCCCCTTAGAGAGTAAACTGCCACCGAGAGCCTGCAGCTGCGAGGCGATAAGTTCGTTGTACATGGGCGACGGGGCCGGTCCCAGCAGTGTCGAGGAGCAACATCAGCGGCCCGATCTTCGAAAGTTTCGAAGCGTCGAGCCGAGATGGGCGAACGCCAGTTTCCTCGCGCCCGAGGACGCTTTAGCCGAGGATTTGCCACCGAAACACTCGATCGACGGTAACGAGTATCGCTGGGAACTCCACACCTCGAAAACGGACGTTGATCTGACGCGGAAGGTCAAGTGCAGCTGTCACAATCTCACGCCCGAGGAGAAGAAGCCCCACGAGCGCGGTGATCTTAGGAAGCATCACAGTGCCGAGACCGACAAGTGGTCGATTCCTCCCGATCACTTGCTAGCGACCCCCCACGACTTGCGAAAGCATTTGAGCGATGACTCGAGGATGGCAGCCCGTGGCGAAGTTCCCGGCTGGACTCTCCAGGTTCCAGAAGTCATGCCGAACCCAAAGCCCCGATGCACATGCCCCAAGCCGACGACCATTTCGCCGTCGCCCCTCGACGACAAAAAGGCAAGGTTTCAGGATCCCGAGAACAGAAGCCTCTACGCTAAATCTTTGACGAGCGAAGAGCCGAGAACGAGTACAGCGGCGAGCGAGAACCGGCCAGAGTTGAAGAAACACGCGAGCGAAGATCCTCGCCCAGGTGCTAAAGCAGGTGGACGAACGAAGGAACGCGGTAAGCTCGTGCAGCAAAAAGCTGTCGTCATAAGCACTGGAACGTCGAAAAAGTGGGACGTCAAGGAACGTCCGACGGCTTTGGTAAGTCCGGAAGACGAAGCGCGCACCAAAGCTCAGCGTTCGAGGTGGGCCGGCATGCCACATTTCTCGTTGCCGGTTGAGCGGAGGGACACCAAATGGCGCAAAGGGCAGGACTCCTTTGCCGAGGGAGCCAAGAGCAAGAGCCTGAAAGAGAGACCGAAGTACAGCGTGCGGAGAAGCATTTCGCCGGAACCCGATCCAAGAGGTTTGCTCAGGCTCAACAATCGCGTTGTCAAGAGACTGATATCCCCGGAAATCACAATAACCGATGCGAAGTGGGCGCCGTACGAGGGTTATTCGCCGCTACCAACGATTGGTATAAAGAAGCGAGAGCCGAAGCACATAAGCGACATTAAATGGACGCCCTACGATAATTCACCCTCGGACGAGAGTTACGGGAATCTTCCACCGCCGGAAGATCCGAATCGCTCCCCGTTCCAGCATCCAACGCCGTGTTTTCCGCCGCCGCTTGCTTCGCCCGACCGCGTCGTTGACGACGAAGAGAAAGAACGCTGGCGATTTCTCAATGTCATATCACCGTTTCCTCTGTACCAGGGAGCCTGGAAGGACGAATCGCCGGAGAAAACACCACCGAAGAGATACTCGTCGCCCGAAGATCTTTCGCCGCCTGTTTGGTCGCCGCAGGAACCAGCCACTCCTGTCAAACGCCCGAAGCCACCGTCGCCCAAAAAGGCCCCGAGCAAGAGCCACGGAGCTTCTAAAAAGCGTGGCATCCGCGGTCGCTCCGAGAGCAAACACCATCCGGCCTCGGATAAACTTCAGCTGCCAACGACCACCCTCGTACGTGCCTCCAGCGAAGAGCCAAAGTCACGTATGAGACCGCAATTGCTGCGATCGAAGGCTCTCCTCGAAGTGCCCAAAAGCGGCGCAATCAGCGCGACCAAGCGCTCCCAGAGCGAGGAAGTGCCGCGTTATCGTTCTTCCGAGGGCTGGCGCGGTCCGAGCAGAGCCAAGAGCGAAGAAGCCTCCAGATTCGGCGATCCTTGGTCCAGCATCGACTCCGAGTCTCCCGAGGTCCGACAGTACGTCACGACTGTTTGA
- the Cdk5alpha gene encoding cyclin-dependent kinase 5 activator 1: MGTVLSFSPRDRRASAYPTTGHHPQTTDFTLNNFNYEQLNNAKNRENKSVAAVAPAPTTQNNHPPTNNNSLQNNNINLNNNDNERIISEKNALEKNLKKHSLFINALSWKRFSTANNNKKKLDNKNKNITFRQPLDNIPIVDKNKNIQTPQTKAPLSNNNHTTHNPTCEKLVQKYLPPGPRKTVIQASTSELLKCLGVYLHEKCTRLRDFQAGDAVMWLRTVDRSLLLQGWQDVPFINPANVVFVYMLVRELVDGEEASERELQATVLTCLYLSYSYMGNEISYPLKPFLVEDSKDKFWDRCLLIVNRLSSKMLRINSEPGFFTEIFTELKVYETPWSRPWANDIL, translated from the exons ATGGGCACAGTCTTGTCCTTCAGTCCACGTGATCGGCGCGCTTCGGCTTACCCGACCACCGGCCACCATCCGCAAACAACTGACTTCACCCTCAATAATTTCAATTACGAGCAATTAAACAACgcgaaaaatcgcgaaaacaaAAGCGTCGCGGCTGTTGCGCCTGCCCCGACGACTCAGAACAATCATCCACCCACGAACAACAattcgttacaaaacaacaatatCAATCTCAATAACAATGACAATGAACGCATcatttccgaaaaaaatgcCCTCGAGAAAAACCTCAAGAAACATTCCCTATTCATCAACGCACTTTCGTGGAAACGATTTAGTACTgcaaacaacaacaaaaagaaACTCGATAACAAAAATAAGAACATCACGTTCCGTCAGCCACTCGACAATATTCCCATCGTCGACAAGAATAAGAACATACAAACGCCTCAG ACCAAAGCGCCGCTCTCGAACAACAATCATACGACGCACAATCCAACGTGCGAAAAACTCGTGCAAAAGTACCTTCCACCGGGACCTAGGAAAACTGTGATTCAAGCATCAACCTCGGAATTGCTCAAGTGCCTCGGCGTTTATTTGCACGAAAAGTGCACGAGACTGCGGGATTTTCAAGCTGGTGACGCTGTCATGTGGCTCAGAACTGTTGATAGGAGTTTGCTGCTTCAAGGCTGGCAG GATGTTCCTTTCATAAATCCGGCCAACGTTGTGTTCGTGTACATGTTAGTGAGAGAATTGGTCGACGGGGAGGAGGCCTCCGAGCGAGAACTCCAAGCCACCGTTCTGACGTGCCTCTACCTGAGCTACAGCTACATGGGCAACGAGATTAGCTACCCGCTGAAGCCGTTCCTCGTTGAGGACAGCAAGGACAAATTCTGGGACCGCTGCCTCCTGATCGTCAATCGCCTGAGCTCCAAGATGTTGCGAATCAACAGCGAGCCCGGATTCTTCACGGAAATCTTCACCGAGCTCAAGGTATATGAGACCCCGTGGAGTCGGCCGTGGGCGAACGACATCCTATAA